The Lepeophtheirus salmonis chromosome 1, UVic_Lsal_1.4, whole genome shotgun sequence genome has a segment encoding these proteins:
- the LOC139907315 gene encoding general transcription factor II-I repeat domain-containing protein 2B-like, which yields MDHVNSVVVKTVNYIRSRGFNNREFQEFLRHLESQSEDVIYFTKVRWLSRASTLQRFWLLLDESILFLKLKQKEVQELCDPLWQMNLAFLIDISTQLSQLNANLQG from the coding sequence ATGGATCATGTCAACTCCGTTGTAGTAAAAACAGTAAACTACATACGCTCAAGAGGATTCAACAACAGAGAGTTTCAGGAGTTCTTGAGACACCTTGAGAGTCAGTCTGAGgatgttatttatttcacaaaggTTCGCTGGCTTAGCAGAGCATCAACATTGCAACGTTTCTGGCTATTATTAGATGAGAGCATTCTGTTCCTGAAGTTGAAACAAAAAGAGGTTCAAGAACTGTGTGATCCTCTCTGGCAAATGAACCTCGCGTTTCTCATTGATATCTCTACACAATTATCTCAGCTCAATGCCAATCTTCAAGGATAA